A genomic segment from Nodosilinea sp. FACHB-141 encodes:
- a CDS encoding Na+/H+ antiporter, whose translation MAVESSLGEVAIETNLKQFLLVLSVSLSVATLPQIFSWFRHIPYTLLLVIVGLGLAFVDVRLVNLSPGLILSIFLPPLLFEAAWNLQWSKLKHDLIPICLFAIVGVLISIAGVTFGLYQLSGLSLTTALLVGASLSATDPVSVTALFRELGVEKRLSVLMEGESLFNDGVAVVAFGFLVAFSLGTGELAVQPILLQFLQVVGIGIGVGCLIGFGISYLTQRFDLPLVEQSLTLVSAYGAYLITEDLGGSGVIGVVTTGLILGNFGSRIGMNPRTRTIVSEFWEFLSFFVNSIVFLLIGDQIRFAILGENLDTIALTVGAMIVTRAIAIYGLSFFSNRVVQSDIPVPDQTILWWGGLRGSVSIALALSMPVILPEREEIIATVFGVVLFTLLVQGLTIQPLLKMLNLLGNQSLRQRYAEALARQTALQRVMQYLDKSETRPGIDPEFYRYQTALVQGELASLQTELDQLLNEHPDLQNFVMNQVRLELQTIEAETYAEFVRAGQLTRELSPFLQQTSEGEDK comes from the coding sequence ATGGCAGTTGAATCCTCATTGGGCGAAGTCGCGATCGAAACCAATCTCAAGCAGTTTCTGCTAGTACTCTCGGTTTCGTTAAGTGTGGCAACCTTACCTCAAATTTTTAGCTGGTTTCGCCACATTCCGTATACGCTGCTGCTAGTGATTGTCGGGCTAGGGTTAGCCTTTGTAGATGTGCGGCTGGTCAACCTTTCACCGGGGTTAATTTTATCGATTTTTCTACCACCACTGCTGTTTGAAGCGGCTTGGAATTTGCAGTGGTCCAAATTAAAACACGACCTGATTCCCATCTGCTTGTTTGCGATTGTAGGCGTGCTGATCTCCATTGCTGGAGTAACGTTTGGGCTATACCAACTGTCAGGGTTATCCCTCACGACGGCGCTTCTAGTGGGGGCAAGCCTATCTGCCACTGATCCTGTTTCTGTGACGGCTTTGTTTCGAGAACTGGGGGTGGAGAAGCGTCTATCTGTTTTGATGGAGGGAGAAAGCTTATTCAACGATGGCGTAGCAGTCGTTGCCTTTGGTTTTCTGGTCGCATTTTCCCTTGGCACGGGTGAACTGGCAGTTCAGCCGATTCTGCTTCAGTTCTTGCAAGTGGTCGGCATTGGCATCGGCGTTGGTTGTTTAATAGGGTTTGGCATTTCTTACCTGACTCAACGCTTTGATTTACCCCTGGTTGAACAGTCTTTAACGCTGGTTTCGGCTTACGGAGCCTACCTAATTACCGAAGATCTAGGCGGCTCGGGCGTGATTGGGGTTGTCACAACAGGACTAATTTTAGGTAACTTTGGTTCTCGGATCGGCATGAATCCCCGGACTCGGACAATCGTCAGCGAATTTTGGGAGTTTCTGTCGTTTTTTGTCAACTCGATCGTGTTCTTGCTGATTGGTGACCAAATCCGGTTTGCCATTTTGGGTGAAAATTTAGACACGATCGCCCTCACGGTTGGGGCGATGATTGTGACACGAGCGATCGCAATCTACGGGTTGAGCTTTTTCAGCAATCGCGTTGTCCAATCTGACATTCCTGTCCCAGATCAAACAATCTTGTGGTGGGGTGGTTTGCGGGGTTCAGTTTCGATCGCGCTAGCGTTGAGTATGCCCGTGATTTTACCAGAACGAGAAGAAATTATTGCCACCGTGTTTGGCGTAGTTTTGTTCACGCTACTGGTGCAAGGCTTGACTATTCAGCCGCTCCTGAAAATGTTAAATCTGTTGGGCAACCAATCATTACGACAACGCTATGCAGAGGCACTTGCTCGTCAGACTGCCCTCCAGCGAGTGATGCAATATCTGGATAAGAGCGAAACTCGTCCGGGCATTGACCCAGAGTTTTATCGATATCAAACAGCACTGGTGCAAGGTGAATTGGCCTCTCTCCAAACAGAACTTGATCAACTGCTGAATGAACATCCTGACCTGCAAAACTTTGTTATGAACCAAGTGAGACTGGAATTGCAAACCATTGAAGCAGAAACCTACGCTGAGTTTGTTCGAGCAGGGCAGCTTACCCGAGAACTTTCCCCTTTTTTGCAACAAACGTCAGAAGGTGAAGATAAATAA
- a CDS encoding acyltransferase — protein sequence MSYLRRGLESIVTGSLSAIPTKAGKLIRVIGFRPLFKQLDSSATIGSRVRFSGTNRISIEKGAWINQYAEIHSGGNLIQIRANAAIDLGVSIRDCGHQGRSSGIVIGENSGLGPYCCLAGPGAINIGSNCMIASHCCIYANNHGFDDLTRPMHAQPLTTLGITIEDDCWLGTGVKVLDGVTIGTGSVIGAGAVVSRDIPPYSVAVGVPARVIKSRKEQLSASSSKR from the coding sequence ATGAGTTATTTGAGACGAGGCCTCGAATCAATTGTGACCGGAAGTTTAAGCGCCATTCCAACAAAGGCCGGAAAACTGATAAGAGTTATAGGATTTCGGCCTTTGTTTAAGCAATTAGATAGCTCTGCAACAATCGGCTCAAGAGTTAGATTCAGCGGCACAAATCGTATTTCTATTGAGAAAGGTGCTTGGATTAATCAATATGCTGAGATTCATAGCGGGGGTAATCTCATTCAGATTCGGGCCAATGCAGCTATCGACCTCGGCGTGAGCATTAGGGATTGTGGCCATCAGGGCCGGTCAAGTGGCATTGTCATTGGAGAAAACTCGGGGTTAGGGCCTTACTGCTGCTTAGCAGGTCCTGGAGCAATCAATATTGGCAGCAACTGCATGATTGCATCGCACTGCTGCATATATGCCAACAATCATGGGTTCGATGATCTAACAAGACCTATGCATGCTCAGCCGTTAACGACGCTGGGAATAACGATTGAAGACGACTGTTGGCTAGGCACGGGAGTCAAAGTACTTGACGGGGTAACGATTGGCACAGGGAGTGTGATTGGGGCTGGGGCCGTTGTTAGCCGTGATATCCCACCATATTCGGTAGCTGTAGGGGTACCCGCTAGAGTAATTAAAAGCCGTAAAGAACAACTATCTGCTAGCTCAAGTAAAAGGTGA
- a CDS encoding response regulator transcription factor — MPHVLLIDDEAPLCESLAYSLRKEGYEVTTALDGQSAIKQFHKQVPDVILLDLMMPEVDGMEVCWRIRAFSDVPILMLTAKDQDMDKVRGLEAGADDYVTKPFNTSELLARIKAVLRRHHGESA; from the coding sequence GTGCCACATGTTTTGCTGATAGACGACGAAGCTCCACTCTGTGAAAGCCTTGCTTACTCACTGAGAAAAGAAGGTTATGAGGTCACTACAGCACTAGATGGACAAAGTGCAATCAAACAATTTCATAAACAAGTACCCGATGTCATTCTGCTCGATCTGATGATGCCAGAAGTTGATGGGATGGAAGTTTGTTGGCGTATTCGAGCTTTTTCGGATGTCCCTATTCTGATGCTAACGGCTAAAGACCAGGACATGGATAAGGTCCGGGGCTTAGAGGCAGGGGCAGATGATTATGTAACCAAGCCTTTCAATACGAGTGAGTTGCTGGCACGGATTAAAGCTGTGCTGCGCCGCCATCATGGGGAATCTGCATAA
- a CDS encoding universal stress protein — protein MKRILLCTDGSTFAQSSYPYATWFAQGMEASVDVLYVTDSRGQATAEASNLSGSIGLGAAESLLKQLVEVEHERAKLNHQKAKLILDDAEAAIAAHGTAVKLIHKTGFLVDCLESLEADVDLIVMGKRGEAADFASGHLGANVDRIVRSGHKPCLITPKTVVPMERLLVAYDGSPTGQELLQFLMDAPNLRNLEIHLLTVGSSESDAENARCLAEAKAVLQEAGLSPNASLQVGETDKAIARYINDHDISLLLMGAYGHRRIRHLVIGSTLRSCQIPVLLYR, from the coding sequence ATGAAACGAATTTTACTTTGCACTGATGGCTCTACCTTTGCCCAGAGCAGCTACCCCTACGCGACCTGGTTTGCCCAGGGCATGGAGGCCAGCGTTGACGTGCTCTACGTCACCGACTCGCGGGGCCAGGCCACAGCTGAAGCTAGTAACCTGAGCGGCAGCATTGGCCTGGGGGCCGCCGAGAGTCTGCTGAAACAGCTGGTGGAGGTGGAGCACGAGCGAGCCAAGCTCAACCACCAGAAAGCCAAGCTGATTTTAGATGACGCTGAAGCGGCGATCGCCGCCCATGGAACCGCCGTCAAGCTGATCCACAAGACCGGCTTTTTGGTGGACTGCTTGGAAAGTCTCGAAGCCGATGTGGACCTCATTGTAATGGGCAAGCGAGGTGAAGCCGCCGACTTTGCCTCTGGCCATCTAGGGGCCAATGTCGATCGCATTGTGCGCAGCGGCCACAAGCCCTGTCTGATTACGCCCAAAACCGTGGTGCCGATGGAGCGACTGCTGGTGGCCTACGACGGTAGCCCCACTGGCCAGGAGTTGCTGCAGTTCTTAATGGATGCTCCCAACCTGCGGAACCTGGAGATTCACCTGCTGACGGTGGGGTCATCGGAGTCCGACGCTGAGAACGCCCGGTGCTTAGCCGAGGCTAAGGCGGTGCTGCAAGAGGCAGGGTTGTCGCCTAACGCGAGTTTGCAGGTTGGGGAGACGGATAAGGCGATCGCCCGCTACATCAACGACCATGACATCAGCCTGCTGCTGATGGGAGCCTACGGCCACCGCCGCATTCGCCACCTGGTGATCGGCAGCACGCTCCGCAGCTGCCAAATTCCGGTGCTGCTGTACCGCTAG
- a CDS encoding DUF389 domain-containing protein — protein sequence MLNDLRRRFRHFQRKEAELAQLQQLQAGLLAEATLDSSYLALVIGSCAIATFGLLANSAAVIIGAMIIAPLMLPIRGLAFGALQGEISLFRKGIIAIIIGTLLAVAIAFSLGKLVGIPSYDSEVLARSAPTLLDLGIAIVAGGISGYAKVQPKISGSLAGTAVAVALMPPICVVGLGLSQANWSLSWGAMLLYLTNLLGITLACMLAFLFTGYASLRRAHRALLWTLALTAMLFVPLGVGFFRLVRQAQLETSLKQALLNRTVTFQRLGLLKIQTNWLTNPPEVYLDVRAQDPITPKQVSLLQAFVEREMKQPFTLIFIVGQVQEIRANDVSPVSESEENYAGKTNSGSRVNIESLSD from the coding sequence TTGCTAAACGACCTGCGTAGACGTTTCCGGCACTTTCAGCGTAAAGAGGCAGAACTAGCCCAATTACAGCAGCTTCAGGCAGGCTTGCTGGCAGAAGCTACACTGGACTCATCCTACCTAGCTTTAGTTATTGGTTCCTGTGCGATCGCTACCTTTGGCTTACTGGCAAACAGTGCTGCTGTGATTATTGGAGCAATGATCATTGCCCCGCTGATGCTGCCAATTCGAGGGCTTGCCTTTGGTGCTCTGCAGGGAGAAATCTCTCTGTTTCGCAAAGGCATCATTGCCATTATCATTGGCACTTTATTAGCAGTCGCGATCGCGTTCAGTCTCGGGAAACTGGTCGGTATTCCTAGCTACGATAGCGAAGTGCTCGCCCGCTCAGCGCCTACCCTGTTGGATCTAGGCATTGCGATAGTAGCAGGCGGCATTAGCGGCTATGCCAAAGTACAGCCTAAGATCTCGGGGAGTTTGGCCGGAACTGCGGTCGCGGTCGCTCTAATGCCGCCCATTTGTGTCGTTGGTTTAGGGCTGTCGCAGGCGAACTGGTCGCTGAGTTGGGGGGCAATGCTGCTCTACCTCACAAACCTGCTGGGCATTACGCTGGCTTGTATGCTCGCGTTCTTGTTCACTGGCTACGCCTCGCTGCGACGCGCTCATCGGGCATTGCTCTGGACACTCGCATTAACCGCCATGCTGTTTGTCCCGCTGGGTGTTGGTTTTTTCCGCCTTGTGCGGCAGGCACAGCTAGAAACGAGTTTGAAACAAGCACTGTTAAATCGCACCGTGACCTTTCAGCGCTTAGGGCTGTTGAAAATTCAAACTAATTGGTTAACAAATCCACCAGAAGTATATTTAGATGTGCGTGCTCAGGATCCGATTACGCCCAAGCAAGTGTCTTTGCTGCAAGCCTTTGTCGAGCGCGAAATGAAACAACCCTTCACACTTATTTTCATCGTTGGTCAGGTGCAAGAAATCAGAGCCAACGATGTGTCACCTGTAAGTGAAAGCGAGGAAAACTATGCAGGCAAGACAAACAGCGGAAGTCGAGTAAACATCGAATCTTTATCCGATTAG
- a CDS encoding cell wall metabolism sensor histidine kinase WalK, whose product MKLLSTYLLLIVSGTSLMSGYILWTFYAFFMQSRQTDLENWSTALSESVTDVLEANDTQGVQSIVQRYGAPANITLRVFDAQGSLLATSDPQTDRQVTDWLPIPGVSEALSGHVAQGVAKGVLSTSDRIYIAKPITRNGQLLGILRISITLEQFQKQFASVTWTILAALVLTIFLCTLVSDHLARSLSKPIEVMRNFAIRVGGGQFDDRLMIRQSNELDQLATELNRMSARLKSLDEERRAFLANVSHELRTPVSNVQVTIEALERGAVDEPELRDRFFQTIKEETKRLSVLIHDLLDLGRLEAGITSLEIQAIALKSVISRAIRAMEVRMQAKNVTVQVDVEDLRVMGDSERLLQAFLNLLDNAIKYSTPNACIFITASRNKQQALISIRDQGSGIPETNLPRIFEQFYTTSHSTKQSGVGLGLAIAKRILEAHGGSITASSQPGQGAIFTLSLPLES is encoded by the coding sequence ATGAAGCTCTTGTCTACCTACCTGCTCCTGATCGTCTCGGGAACCTCGCTCATGTCTGGTTACATCCTGTGGACGTTTTATGCCTTTTTCATGCAGTCTCGTCAGACAGACTTAGAAAACTGGTCAACGGCACTGAGCGAGAGCGTTACAGATGTCCTCGAAGCAAACGATACGCAAGGGGTGCAGAGCATCGTGCAGCGCTATGGGGCACCTGCTAACATTACACTCCGCGTCTTTGATGCCCAAGGTTCGTTGCTAGCCACCTCTGACCCTCAAACGGATCGACAAGTTACCGATTGGCTACCAATACCTGGCGTGTCAGAAGCACTAAGCGGTCATGTGGCGCAAGGCGTTGCTAAAGGGGTTTTATCAACGAGCGATCGCATCTATATTGCCAAACCGATAACTCGCAACGGTCAGTTATTAGGAATATTGCGCATTTCGATTACTTTAGAACAGTTTCAGAAACAGTTTGCCAGCGTGACCTGGACAATTTTAGCCGCCCTTGTTCTTACCATTTTTCTCTGTACCCTGGTCAGCGATCACTTAGCACGGAGTCTCTCTAAACCCATTGAAGTGATGCGAAACTTTGCGATTCGTGTGGGTGGCGGCCAGTTTGATGACAGACTCATGATTCGTCAAAGCAATGAACTAGACCAACTCGCGACGGAACTGAATCGCATGAGTGCACGATTGAAATCATTGGATGAGGAACGTAGAGCCTTCCTCGCTAATGTTTCCCATGAACTGCGAACCCCTGTAAGCAATGTTCAGGTCACCATCGAGGCGCTGGAGCGTGGCGCTGTGGATGAGCCAGAATTGCGCGATCGCTTCTTTCAAACCATCAAAGAGGAGACGAAGCGACTTTCGGTCTTGATTCATGATTTGCTAGACTTGGGACGCCTAGAAGCGGGCATCACATCATTAGAAATTCAGGCTATTGCCTTAAAAAGTGTCATTAGCCGTGCGATCAGAGCCATGGAAGTTCGCATGCAGGCTAAAAACGTAACTGTGCAAGTCGATGTTGAGGATCTTCGAGTGATGGGCGATTCGGAACGCTTATTACAGGCGTTTCTAAATCTCCTAGACAATGCAATTAAGTACTCTACCCCCAATGCTTGTATTTTTATTACGGCCTCTCGTAACAAGCAACAGGCCCTGATTTCAATTCGAGACCAGGGAAGTGGCATTCCTGAAACCAATTTACCTCGCATCTTTGAACAGTTTTACACCACAAGCCACTCTACTAAGCAAAGTGGAGTTGGTCTGGGGCTAGCGATCGCCAAGCGCATTCTTGAAGCGCATGGAGGCAGCATTACAGCCAGTAGTCAACCCGGTCAAGGGGCTATATTCACGCTTTCGCTGCCTTTAGAATCATAA
- a CDS encoding SulP family inorganic anion transporter: protein MNKSNFNLRPLNLRALKRDWWSNPKADLLAGAVVGLALIPEAIAFSIIAGVDPKVGLYASFIIAVVTAFLGGRPASISAATGAMALLMIDLVRDYGLEYLLVATLLCGVFQVIFGVLRLARQMRYVPRAVMVGYINALAVLIFLAQLPQLTNVPFAVYVMTALSLAIIYILPRFTKAVPSPLVALFVMTVAAIALGIDVPTVGDMGELPTTLPIFTLPQVPWSLETLRIVLPTSLTMAVVGLLASFLTASLVDELTDTPSDKNREAKGQGIANIITSFFGGMAGCGMIGQSVINVQSGGRGRLSTLCAGMFLLFAILVLSRWVQQMPMAALVAVMIMVSIGTFRWASFRDIAKIPRTETAVMLTTMLVTIFTRNFALGVATGIVMSTVFFSRKIARLVFIDKVLKDDGKHRVYSVSGQIFFVSIEEFLDAFDFEEFVDCITIDLTHAHLWDQGAVAALDKVVNKFRRAGAEVEVVGLNEASATLVNKLAVHSQPSALQK, encoded by the coding sequence TTGAACAAGTCTAATTTCAATCTTCGACCTCTAAATTTGCGTGCCCTGAAGCGGGATTGGTGGTCTAACCCTAAGGCTGACCTGCTGGCTGGGGCGGTGGTGGGGCTGGCGCTGATTCCAGAGGCGATCGCGTTTTCGATCATCGCCGGGGTTGACCCAAAGGTAGGCCTCTACGCCTCCTTCATCATTGCTGTCGTCACCGCTTTCTTGGGTGGGCGACCGGCCTCAATTTCCGCTGCCACTGGGGCCATGGCTCTGCTGATGATTGATCTGGTGCGCGACTACGGGCTGGAGTACCTGCTAGTAGCCACCCTGCTGTGCGGCGTATTTCAGGTGATTTTTGGGGTGCTGCGGCTGGCTCGCCAGATGCGCTACGTCCCCCGCGCCGTGATGGTGGGCTATATCAATGCCCTGGCGGTACTAATTTTCTTAGCGCAGCTGCCTCAGCTAACGAACGTGCCCTTTGCTGTGTACGTGATGACGGCGCTGTCTTTAGCGATCATTTACATCCTGCCGCGCTTTACCAAGGCGGTGCCTTCGCCCCTAGTGGCGCTGTTTGTGATGACGGTAGCGGCGATCGCCCTCGGCATTGATGTGCCCACCGTCGGTGACATGGGCGAGTTGCCCACCACCCTGCCTATCTTTACCCTACCCCAGGTGCCCTGGTCTCTGGAAACCCTGAGGATTGTGCTGCCTACGTCGCTGACGATGGCTGTAGTAGGGCTGCTAGCCTCCTTTCTTACCGCTTCGCTAGTGGACGAGTTGACCGACACGCCTAGCGACAAAAACCGGGAAGCCAAGGGGCAGGGCATCGCCAATATCATTACCAGCTTCTTTGGCGGTATGGCCGGCTGCGGCATGATTGGCCAGTCAGTGATCAACGTGCAGTCAGGCGGGCGGGGACGACTCTCGACCCTGTGTGCTGGCATGTTTCTGCTGTTTGCCATCTTGGTACTCAGTCGCTGGGTGCAGCAGATGCCCATGGCGGCTCTGGTAGCGGTCATGATCATGGTCTCCATCGGCACCTTTCGCTGGGCGTCATTTCGCGACATTGCCAAAATTCCCCGCACTGAGACGGCGGTGATGCTGACCACCATGCTGGTGACCATCTTCACCCGCAACTTTGCTTTAGGGGTGGCCACAGGCATCGTCATGAGTACGGTGTTTTTCAGCCGCAAGATTGCCCGATTGGTGTTTATAGACAAGGTGCTGAAAGACGACGGCAAGCACCGCGTCTACAGCGTATCGGGGCAAATTTTCTTTGTTTCGATTGAAGAATTTCTCGACGCCTTTGACTTCGAAGAATTTGTCGATTGCATCACCATCGACCTCACCCACGCTCACCTGTGGGACCAAGGGGCCGTCGCCGCCCTGGATAAGGTGGTCAACAAGTTTCGCCGCGCCGGTGCCGAGGTAGAGGTAGTCGGCCTCAACGAAGCCAGCGCCACTCTGGTGAACAAGTTAGCCGTCCACAGTCAGCCATCTGCCCTACAGAAATAG
- a CDS encoding glycosyltransferase family 4 protein, with translation MHWVVGQDDPSHFAITYAQHFYELARKFNAKSWLISARDKKGLIRDDDFRIEFRSLKHQSRSSIAFFAGQLWSGLRLIFSVILFRADILVISEDRTFWFLLSILPLLGIKVIPTIHCTLWPKYKQPTAVQQIIQKLNSWFFRYGCVEICVVSEDIKNQVVKITNGCSRPIRTFVPAYRKEFLDDIKIRDYDTESEAFQVLFAGRVEVSKGVYLLLEVAKRFISVNPNCVFNICGTGSQVEKLKAAALEVGIEKQFVVHGHCQRDKLREMYEASHVVAVPTTKDFVEGFNKVVAEGVIMGKPIVTSPVCPALSIVRDAAVEVTPDDVDDYFNAILRLATDKDFYRQKQKGAMTLRGQFFTYSKSWEAQVEDVIRKICKNSLDFSKYGREATHHNAGLQFETNREAL, from the coding sequence ATGCACTGGGTTGTAGGACAAGATGATCCTTCCCATTTTGCAATCACCTACGCTCAGCACTTTTATGAATTAGCTAGAAAATTCAACGCAAAATCTTGGTTGATCTCAGCAAGAGATAAAAAAGGTCTTATACGAGATGATGACTTTAGGATTGAATTTAGATCTCTAAAACATCAGTCTAGAAGTAGCATTGCCTTCTTTGCTGGCCAGCTTTGGTCAGGTTTAAGACTGATTTTTTCAGTGATTCTCTTCAGGGCTGACATCTTAGTCATTAGCGAAGATAGAACCTTTTGGTTTCTATTAAGTATTCTTCCTTTGCTTGGCATCAAGGTTATTCCTACAATCCACTGCACTTTGTGGCCCAAGTATAAGCAGCCTACTGCCGTGCAGCAAATTATTCAAAAGCTGAATAGCTGGTTCTTCCGATACGGCTGCGTAGAAATTTGCGTTGTCTCTGAAGACATTAAAAATCAGGTCGTCAAGATTACTAATGGTTGTAGCCGTCCTATCCGAACGTTTGTTCCCGCCTATAGAAAAGAGTTTCTTGACGATATCAAGATTCGAGACTACGATACTGAATCTGAAGCATTTCAGGTTTTATTTGCTGGCAGAGTAGAAGTCAGCAAAGGGGTCTATCTACTTTTAGAAGTCGCGAAGAGATTTATATCTGTTAATCCCAACTGTGTTTTCAATATTTGCGGTACTGGTAGCCAGGTAGAAAAGCTTAAAGCGGCTGCGTTGGAGGTTGGCATTGAAAAACAGTTTGTCGTACATGGCCACTGTCAGCGAGATAAGCTACGTGAAATGTATGAAGCATCTCACGTAGTTGCTGTTCCAACAACCAAAGATTTTGTTGAAGGATTTAATAAGGTTGTTGCTGAGGGTGTGATTATGGGAAAGCCAATCGTCACATCCCCTGTCTGTCCAGCGCTATCTATAGTTAGAGATGCAGCCGTGGAAGTTACTCCTGACGACGTAGATGATTACTTCAACGCTATTTTGAGGCTAGCGACGGATAAGGATTTTTATCGACAAAAGCAGAAAGGCGCTATGACCCTGAGAGGACAGTTTTTTACATACTCAAAAAGCTGGGAAGCCCAGGTGGAAGACGTTATTCGCAAGATATGTAAAAACAGTCTGGATTTCAGTAAATACGGGCGAGAAGCAACTCACCATAACGCCGGGTTGCAATTTGAGACAAACCGCGAGGCTTTGTAG
- a CDS encoding DUF2254 domain-containing protein has protein sequence METKLSKLLDSLHSSFWFIPTLMVVLAIGLSLITIGIDQQLEADIIGNLGWAYALGPNGSRAILSAIAGSMVTVATTAFSITIVALQLASSQFGPRLLRNFMQDTGNQIVLGTFISTFVYSLMVLRTINGVAENEFVPHIAVTCGIGLAIASIGVLIYFIHHSATSIQVDHVISRVGCELDEVIDRLFPKQVGRGASQHRAEPLTSKLPVNFDHEATAIQSTSSNYVQAIDAKQLMQIATETNILLQLQRRPGDFVIKGSLLALAYPAESGSKKLVKQINDAFVLGSQRTEQQDVEFSINQLVEIAVRALSPGINDPFTAIRCIDQLSAALCHLAQKEIPSAYRYDDQNKLRVIAAPITFADVIDAAFNQIRQYGQTSVAVTIRLLEAIAVIAPFTYTKADRAALLRHANMIERGSQEGIPEELDRQDIKERYLAAMKAIGQA, from the coding sequence ATGGAAACCAAGCTGAGCAAGCTTTTGGACTCATTGCACTCTAGCTTTTGGTTCATCCCGACCCTAATGGTTGTGCTAGCGATTGGGCTTTCATTGATCACTATTGGCATTGACCAACAGCTAGAAGCCGACATTATTGGTAATTTAGGTTGGGCATATGCACTGGGTCCCAACGGTTCACGAGCCATTCTCTCTGCGATTGCAGGTTCAATGGTGACTGTTGCCACGACTGCATTCTCTATCACCATTGTGGCGCTTCAGCTTGCGTCTTCGCAGTTTGGTCCGCGCCTCCTGCGTAACTTTATGCAAGATACCGGCAACCAAATTGTACTAGGAACTTTCATCTCCACCTTTGTTTACAGCCTAATGGTGCTGCGAACCATCAATGGTGTTGCCGAGAATGAGTTTGTACCGCATATTGCAGTTACCTGCGGGATTGGACTGGCGATCGCCAGTATTGGTGTTTTAATCTACTTTATTCACCATTCCGCTACTTCCATTCAGGTTGATCATGTCATTTCTAGGGTGGGATGTGAGCTAGATGAAGTAATCGATCGGCTCTTTCCCAAACAGGTAGGACGCGGCGCATCGCAGCATCGAGCAGAACCGCTTACCTCAAAGCTTCCAGTTAATTTTGATCACGAGGCAACCGCTATTCAATCGACTAGCAGTAACTATGTGCAAGCAATCGACGCAAAGCAGCTAATGCAAATTGCAACAGAAACTAATATCCTGCTTCAGCTTCAGCGTCGTCCTGGAGATTTTGTGATTAAAGGAAGTCTACTGGCACTTGCTTATCCCGCAGAATCGGGCAGCAAAAAGCTGGTTAAACAAATCAATGATGCCTTTGTCTTAGGTTCGCAGCGCACTGAGCAGCAAGATGTCGAGTTTTCGATTAACCAACTGGTTGAGATCGCAGTCCGTGCCCTCTCACCCGGCATCAATGACCCGTTCACAGCCATCCGCTGTATTGATCAACTCAGCGCGGCGCTTTGTCACCTGGCACAAAAAGAAATTCCCTCTGCCTATCGTTATGATGACCAAAATAAGCTACGCGTGATTGCAGCACCCATAACGTTTGCAGATGTTATAGATGCTGCTTTTAATCAGATTCGGCAGTATGGGCAAACCAGCGTAGCAGTTACGATACGTTTGCTAGAAGCGATCGCCGTCATTGCCCCTTTTACCTATACCAAAGCTGACCGAGCAGCACTGTTGCGTCATGCCAATATGATTGAGCGCGGTAGTCAGGAAGGAATCCCCGAAGAGTTAGATCGCCAAGATATCAAAGAACGTTATCTAGCCGCTATGAAAGCGATTGGGCAAGCTTGA